The following is a genomic window from Flavobacterium sp..
AAAAACGCCACCGATTGCTGATAATGGAATGGCTGTGAAAATTAATGCGGCTTGTTTCATACTATTGAAAGTAAAAAATAACAACACCATAATTAATCCTAAAGCGATTGGTAAAGCTACCGAAAGGCGTTTGTTGGCTTCCACCAAATTTTCAAATTGTCCTCCATACGTAACATAATACCCAGCAGGAAGTTTAAAACTGGTTTCTAATTTTTGTTGAATTTCTTCGACAACACTTTTTACATCACGACCACGAACATTTAAACCTATTGTAATTCTACGTTTACCATTTTCACGAGAAACTTGCACTGGACCTTGTTCGTAATTGATAGAAGCTACTTGCGAAAGTGGTACTTGCTGTCCGTTTGGTAATGGAATAAACAGATTAGAAACATCCGTTATGTCGCTACGATTGTCTTTGTTCATTCTAACGACAACATCAAAACGTTTGCTTTCTTCGTAGATTTTACCTGCGCTTTCGCCTGCAAAAGAAGAACGTATAATTTGATTGATGTCGGCAATATTTAAACCATATAAAGCAATTTTATTATAATCGTATTTGACTGTGATTTGAGGAAGTCCTGTTACTTTATCGGCTTTTAAATCTCCAATACCTTCTATTTTATTGATTTTACCTATTAATTCATTGGCTTTAGTATCTAAAACTTCTAAATCATCACCAAAAATTTTAATGGCTATATCGCTTCGGCTTCCTGTCATTAATTCGTTGAAACGCATTTGAATAGGTTGAGAAATTTCGATATTCGCTCCAGGAATAGCTTCCATTTCTTCTTTCATCAAATTGGCTAAATCTTCCCAATTGTCAGCAGATGTCCATTCTGATTTGTCTTTTAAAACAATAATTAAATCGCCACTTTCTATTGGCATTGGGTCGGTTGGAATTTCTCCGCTTCCAATTTTAGTAACAATAGTTTTAATTTCTGGGAACTTTGCTTTTAATATTTTTTCGTATTTGGTTGTGGTTTCCACCATTTGCGAGAGCGAACTTCCTGTCATAATAGTTGCATTGATTGCCAAATCTCCTTCTTCGATGGTTGGAATAAATTCGCCACCCATATTTTGAAAAACAATAACTGCAAAAACAAATAGTGCTAACGAAATGGCTAAAACTGCTTTTTTGAAACGTAACGCTTTATCTAAAAACGGTGTGTAAATTTTTTCGAACCACGCCATCATTTTATCGCTAAAGTTGGGTTTGTGTTCGGTGTTTTTTGATAAGAACATTGCACTCATCATTGGCACATAAGTTAATGACAAAATGAATGCTCCGATTACTGCAAAACCTACTGTCATTGCCATTGGTTTAAACATTTTTCCTTCTGTGCCGACTAGTGCAAATATTGGTAAATAAACAATTAAGATAATAATTTCGCCAAAAGCGGCACTATTACGAATTTTTGAAGCCGATTTATAAACTTCGCTATCCATTTCTGCTTGGGTTAAATCTTTTTGTCGATTGAGTTTTTGCAAATGGTGCATTGTGGCTTCTACAATAATAACTGCCCCATCGACTATGATACCAAAATCGATTGCGCCTAAACTCATTAGGTTTCCACTTACGCCAAAATAGTTCATTAAGATTACTGCAAAAAGCATCGATAGTGGAATTACCGATGCTACAATTAACCCTGCTCGAAGATTACCTAAAAATAATATCAATACAAAAATTACTATTAATGCTCCTTCCAATAGGTTTTTAGTAACTGTTCCTATGGCATTATCTACTAATTTACCCCTGTCAATGAATGCTTCTGCAACCACTCCTTCTGGAAGTGTTTTGTTTATCTGAGCCATTTTTTCTTTCACTCGATCTACCACAGCACTGGAATTTTCGCCTTTTAACATTAATGCTAATCCACAAACAATTTCTCCTTTACCATCTTTTGTAGAAGCACCATATCGTAGTGCAATGCCTTCTCGGACTGTAGCGACATCACGAATTAACACTGGTGCTCCATTCCTGTTTTTGACTACTACGTTTTCTAAATCTTTAATCCCTGTTGCCATTCCCACACCACGAATGAAGTAAGCGTATTGGTCTTTTTCGATGTATGCACCACCGGTATTTTGATTGTTTTTTTCTAGTGCATCAAAGATTTCTGTAATAGTTACACCCAAACTATTTAATGTATTTGGATTTACAGCGATTTCATATTGTTTTAATTTTCCACCCCAAGTGCTGACTTCGGCAACACCTTCAATGCCTTGTAATTGCGGAATGATAATCCAATCTTGAATGGTTCGTAATTTAATTGCATCATATTTGTCTTCATAGCCTTTTTTAGCATAGACATCATATTGATAAATTTCTCCCAATCCTGTTGAGATAGGTGCTAAACCTGGAGTACCTGCATAGACAGGGATATTTTCTTTTGCTTCTTGAAGGCGTTGAAATATTTGTTCTCTTGCCCAAAAAATATCAACATCGTCTTTGAAAACTACAGTAACAACCGATAATCCGAAACGAGAAATACTTCGTAATTCAATTACTTTTGGAATAGTCTTTACCGATTGTTCTAAAGGATAGGTAATTAACTGCTCGACTTCTTGACTAGCTAAAGTTGGAGCAGTTGTAATAATTTGTACCTGATTATTAGTCACGTCAGGCAACGCATCGAGTGGTAGATTTTTTATAGAATAGCTTCCCCAAGCTACTAGAACTAAAGTAAATAAGAGTATTATAAACTTATTCTTGATACTGAATTGTATGATTTTGTCTAACATTGAAATGGTATAATGAATTAGAAGATTAGCAAAATTGCTTTTGCTATTATTTGTGAAAAGGTCACAACTTTCTAACCCGAAATTACTCGGGCTTCATTATGCTATTTGAGGTGGTTTCCAAATACTTCCGTAGAAATTAGAAGTAAGTATGGATTTATAGGCAGGAATTTGAGTAGTTATTTCTGTTGCAATTTTTCTAAACTGAGGTGCTATTTCTTGACTAAAATTTAAGATTTGCTGTCCACAACAATTGCAAATACAAAAAGGTGAACATAGATCATTTTTTTTATTGTGTGAGTGGTCATCGTGATTAGAAGCAATTTCAGTAGCTTTATGTGCTGCACTGCTTACTTCTATATCAGCACAAGGCAAACACGATAGTGCCACAAGATAGATTGATAATATGTAGTTTAAAAATTTCACGGATGTAAAAATAGGGATTTTATTTAATTGACAATAATCATAAGTTCATTTATTTGCTTTTTGATGCTTTAGAATGAATTGATAAGATTGATAAGCAAAAAATGAGGTAAACATTTTTTTATTTTATGGTTTTATAAAAAACTGATTTATTTGGTTATTTTGATGCAAACTGATTGTATTGATTTATTGAATTGCGTTAATTTATATTATTATGTCTTGATTATTTTTAAAGAAAAAAACTTCAACTGTTTATGGCAAAATTTGGTTATCAATCTTATCAATTCAAAACAATAAAAAAAGGTGCAAATTGCACCCTTAATTTTTATCTGTTGAACTTATTCTTTTAGTTCCTTATTTTTATTATCAACTTCTTCATAACTAAACTCGTTGAGTGCATACACATAACCATTTTTTGTGTTAAAACGAATAAAATTATGTTTCTTGAGTGCTTTTCCTAATTTGTTGACTGTTCCGTCTGTAATGTTTATTTTAGCTTTTTCAGCCAGTTTGGCTGCTATTTGAGAAGCATTTAGGAAAACATTAGCCTTTCCTCTTTCGCAAGGTTCAAACCAAGTTAATAATAATTCTTCTTCTGGGCTGTGTAACTGATACTGTTCATTATTGGCTGTAATGTTCTTGATTTCTTCCTGGTCAAACCAAAATCTAAAACCACTTTTGAAAAGAAACAAAGCTTGTGAAAATGCCATATTAATATCTACATCGTGCTGGTATTTTATGCCTTCCAACTCAAAACAAAGAAACCTTCTGCTTCCTGTACTGTCGTTTAAGAACTGAGCTGTGTTAACACTTCCGGCAAATGATGCGCGTCTTGGCATAGTTTCGTTGTTGTGACCGTAGGCTTTTCTCATTCTGATTTGGGTTTTGGTAATGATTTCTTTTAGTGATCCTATTTCAGAACGGTTTAAGTTTTCTAATTCGTCCAAGTTGATTAACATACATTCCGCTAGTTGTACCAACGTATCTTTATTGTTTGGGTTTATGGTTCCGGAAAATAGATATTCTTTCAATTGTTTGGGAACTAGCTTCTCCACCCAAGTTGTTTTTCCTAATCCTTGTTTGCCACTAAAGACAATAACGGTGTGATTGATTACTTTATCATCAAGAACACAACCCACCATAGCCACTAACCACTTTTTAAAACATTGCTGCCAAAGGTCTTGTTTTGTAGTTGTTATTGTATTTGCTAATTCTGTTATGTAATCGGTCTTTTCATCATAGGTTGGTAAATTAAAAAAGTAATCTTCAAATGGATTGAACAGCTCACAAAAATCAGAATACAATAAGTTTCTTAATGATGACAGGTTTGTTTTAATTCTTCCTTTTAGACATTCGCGAAGCATTGAATTTTCTATAAAGTCATTCATCACATTCCATTTCTTTTTACCGAAATATTGAAACTCTAATTTGCCAGAAACGATATTATGACGAAATACATATCTTGTTGATAAAAACAGCTCTAAACGGTCTATTTGCGTTGGTTTTGGTTTGTCTTCGTCGTCGTCTTCAGTAGTATCTGTAATTGAAAAATTATCTTTCTTTTTTGATTTGTTTGGTTGTTCAAATTTCTCGTTCTTTCCAAACTCGTGAATATTTCCGTAAGCACTGTTGACAGCTTGTGTTACTTCTTTTTCATCATATCCAAAATCGGTTAAAATATATCCTAGTGCTTCTTGCAATGCTACTCCTTTTCGATTTAGGTTACACGCCAATTGGTGTACGAATACGTTGCGACTACCATTCACAAATTGTACTTTTTTTTCAGTGAATTTTATGCAGTGGTTGTAAATAGCATCGTAATCTAAAATAGGTTCAGAGATTTTGGCTTTAGGTTCTGGCTGTGTTTCAATCAAAGGCATCGCAACTTCGTTCGATGTGACAAATGTGGAAGCGTTCTCGTTCAGATATAGATTTTCATCCCAGGAATAAAAGCATAACCTCGTTAAATCTTTTCCTGATTTGTCGATTTCTAGTTTTAAAATATTCTCGTAATAAGCTTGAACTTTTAGGAACGTTTCTTTATGTTCGGTTTTTGGCGTTTCTATTTTTACTAAAATTTTTAAACCGTTTCCAGAAGGACTAATAAAACACGCATAAGTAAACTCACTTTGTGCAGCTATACTTTTTGATTTTTGTAAATCGTTTGTACTTAATTTGTCGATGTCTAAGATTATAAACTTTGAATACTCTGTTAGGAATTCCAATTTACGACCACCAACAAATTTTCCTGAAGGTGTGAATGCTGGAAGTGATTTTTTGGCTTTGTTGTATGCTTCTTCTTTTTTTTCAGATAAAGATTTACGCAAGTAAATTATGCCGGGTTTGTACTTTCCGGTTTTAATTTCCTCCAAAATTGTTGCAATTGTTTTGTGTTCTACAACTTCTTTGAAATTCTTGAATATTGTTACCATAGTTTAAAGTTGATAGTTGTTGGTTGGCAGTTGTTGGTTCTCATTTTTGTGAGTTTTGCAATCGCAAAACTCACAAGTTCCGTTGCAGCTGCTCATACTATCGTCCTTTAAATGATTTGTTGTAATGCTCTTGCAATAGCTTTTCAACATCAGAAAGTTTGTAGTAGATTTTGTTTCCTACTTGACTGAATGAAATTTTGCCTTCGTCTCTCCAGGTTTGAGCTGTACGTTTTGAAATTTTCATCAATAATAGAAATTCTTGATTGTCTAAAAAGGTTTCTTTCTTAGGGTCTGCCTTGATAGAAATTTGAGATTGAATAGTGTCTAATTTGCTCATTAGATCTGTGAACTGGTCTTTTGTGAAGATAATTGCATCCATTTTTAAAAGTTTTAAATTGTTATGGTGCAAATGGACGAAATCAAAAAAAGTCCGATTAGACTTATTTGGTCTTATCGGACTAAAAAGTTTGTTAGCCCTTATGGATGTTGAAAAGTTGAAATGTTAATTTTAGAAAAAATCGGACTATAGTTTTATTTTCCAATCATTATTTGGGTTCTTATCGGTTCGAGTTGGCGATAAATACGTTTGAATTGTAAGCATTGAAAGTTCATTTCCATTTTCGTCTAAATAATTATCACAAATAAATTTTGCAATTTCTTTTATCTTATACTCAATGTAAGGTTTCCCATTTGGCTTTACCTCATACATCATTTGTTTGTAAGCATCCGTTAAAATATTAATTGGACCATTCAAACGAATTTTTAATGTTGGCTTTTTCTCTAAAGCTATTTTATTTTTCTCTTCAGCTTGTTCTTTCTCTAATTGACATTTTAAGATTTTTTCATTTTGGATTTGTTTCAGTAAAGCTTTGCATTGTTTTTTGTAATCCAATAGTTTGTTATTGATAAAATATAC
Proteins encoded in this region:
- a CDS encoding helix-turn-helix domain-containing protein — translated: MDAIIFTKDQFTDLMSKLDTIQSQISIKADPKKETFLDNQEFLLLMKISKRTAQTWRDEGKISFSQVGNKIYYKLSDVEKLLQEHYNKSFKGR
- a CDS encoding DUF6660 family protein, which translates into the protein MALSCLPCADIEVSSAAHKATEIASNHDDHSHNKKNDLCSPFCICNCCGQQILNFSQEIAPQFRKIATEITTQIPAYKSILTSNFYGSIWKPPQIA
- a CDS encoding VapE domain-containing protein, coding for MVTIFKNFKEVVEHKTIATILEEIKTGKYKPGIIYLRKSLSEKKEEAYNKAKKSLPAFTPSGKFVGGRKLEFLTEYSKFIILDIDKLSTNDLQKSKSIAAQSEFTYACFISPSGNGLKILVKIETPKTEHKETFLKVQAYYENILKLEIDKSGKDLTRLCFYSWDENLYLNENASTFVTSNEVAMPLIETQPEPKAKISEPILDYDAIYNHCIKFTEKKVQFVNGSRNVFVHQLACNLNRKGVALQEALGYILTDFGYDEKEVTQAVNSAYGNIHEFGKNEKFEQPNKSKKKDNFSITDTTEDDDEDKPKPTQIDRLELFLSTRYVFRHNIVSGKLEFQYFGKKKWNVMNDFIENSMLRECLKGRIKTNLSSLRNLLYSDFCELFNPFEDYFFNLPTYDEKTDYITELANTITTTKQDLWQQCFKKWLVAMVGCVLDDKVINHTVIVFSGKQGLGKTTWVEKLVPKQLKEYLFSGTINPNNKDTLVQLAECMLINLDELENLNRSEIGSLKEIITKTQIRMRKAYGHNNETMPRRASFAGSVNTAQFLNDSTGSRRFLCFELEGIKYQHDVDINMAFSQALFLFKSGFRFWFDQEEIKNITANNEQYQLHSPEEELLLTWFEPCERGKANVFLNASQIAAKLAEKAKINITDGTVNKLGKALKKHNFIRFNTKNGYVYALNEFSYEEVDNKNKELKE
- a CDS encoding CusA/CzcA family heavy metal efflux RND transporter, with the translated sequence MLDKIIQFSIKNKFIILLFTLVLVAWGSYSIKNLPLDALPDVTNNQVQIITTAPTLASQEVEQLITYPLEQSVKTIPKVIELRSISRFGLSVVTVVFKDDVDIFWAREQIFQRLQEAKENIPVYAGTPGLAPISTGLGEIYQYDVYAKKGYEDKYDAIKLRTIQDWIIIPQLQGIEGVAEVSTWGGKLKQYEIAVNPNTLNSLGVTITEIFDALEKNNQNTGGAYIEKDQYAYFIRGVGMATGIKDLENVVVKNRNGAPVLIRDVATVREGIALRYGASTKDGKGEIVCGLALMLKGENSSAVVDRVKEKMAQINKTLPEGVVAEAFIDRGKLVDNAIGTVTKNLLEGALIVIFVLILFLGNLRAGLIVASVIPLSMLFAVILMNYFGVSGNLMSLGAIDFGIIVDGAVIIVEATMHHLQKLNRQKDLTQAEMDSEVYKSASKIRNSAAFGEIIILIVYLPIFALVGTEGKMFKPMAMTVGFAVIGAFILSLTYVPMMSAMFLSKNTEHKPNFSDKMMAWFEKIYTPFLDKALRFKKAVLAISLALFVFAVIVFQNMGGEFIPTIEEGDLAINATIMTGSSLSQMVETTTKYEKILKAKFPEIKTIVTKIGSGEIPTDPMPIESGDLIIVLKDKSEWTSADNWEDLANLMKEEMEAIPGANIEISQPIQMRFNELMTGSRSDIAIKIFGDDLEVLDTKANELIGKINKIEGIGDLKADKVTGLPQITVKYDYNKIALYGLNIADINQIIRSSFAGESAGKIYEESKRFDVVVRMNKDNRSDITDVSNLFIPLPNGQQVPLSQVASINYEQGPVQVSRENGKRRITIGLNVRGRDVKSVVEEIQQKLETSFKLPAGYYVTYGGQFENLVEANKRLSVALPIALGLIMVLLFFTFNSMKQAALIFTAIPLSAIGGVFALWLRGMPFSISAGIGFIALFGIAVLNGIVLISYFNQLKSEGITDPLQRVLIGTKTRLRPVLMTAAVASLGFLPMALSTSGGAEVQKPLATVVIGGLVSATLLTLIVLPILYLLFEKGIKRRKKMSNPIVTILVLLISSFSFAQNSQTITLEKAIEKAKANNIDLKIADKEIEKQTVLKKTAFQVDPLQVQYQGGQFNSVDYDHNVSIQQYFPIGKITKANRQLQEELAKLAEKRKALTEYEIEKAVSLAYYQYLYGISIQKLNNELFEIYAKFLKNAELRFQIGESGNIEVISAKAKSKEIETQKAQLEYDLVVYQKQLQYFIQTDENIVPDANTPLQYANPTTSKDDKIQGLVNDYYTQQISVYQKEANTFKAMRTPKLGLGYFGQTIDTKSYFQGFTAGLQIPLFGGANTAKAKASEISISQSQLELDKSKLTLKLQKEELQNEFEKQKKALVYYQNEGLQYAEQIITTAQKSYANGDMSYWSYISFLNQAIDIKKQNAEAVNTYNQSAIQLQFPSFNNN